Genomic DNA from Pseudomonas fluorescens:
CAGATGCGGGCGGTGAGGCAATACGAAGCGCATTTGCTTGACGATGTGCGGGGCCTTGGTCAGCAGCACTTCGCGCTCGGCCAGCGCTTCGCGCACCAGGCGGAATTCGTAATGTTCGAGGTAACGCAGGCCGCCGTGGATCAGCTTGCTGCTGGCCGACGATGTGTGGCTGGCCAGGTCGTCCTTTTCGCAAAGGAACACCGAAAGACCGCGACCGGCAGCGTCCGCGGCAATCCCCACGCCGTTGATCCCGCCACCAATGACGGCGATGTCGTAAATCTCGGCGAGAGGGGGCGTAGGCAAGGTAGAAGTGGGCATCGGCTGGCCTCGGGCTCTTTTTCGCAATATTTGAATTCGAACATAAATGTTCATTTGCGAAAATACTAGCCCATAAAGACCGCAACAGCCAGCAGACTTCGATTGAAAATACTGATCAAAGGAAGCTGAAAGGAAAATTTTCGAACACGAAGACAGCTTGAGGCAGATAGAAAGGCATCTGTGGCGAGGGGATTTATCCCCGTTGGGTTGCGAAGCAACCCTAGACTCCGGCGACTCGGTGTATCAGGCAAATTGAGTGACTGTGTTGGGGTTGCTGCGCAACCCAGCGGGGATAAATCCCCTCGCCACAGAGGACCGGAAGGGCGTCAGACCACTTCCAGGCGAATCTTGTGCTGGCTCAGCAACTGCGCCAGGGCCGGCACCGGTTGCTGGTCGGTCACCAGGCAGTCGATCAGGCTGATGGGGCCCAGGCGGACCATGGCATTGCGCCCGAACTTGCTGGAGTCCGCCGCCAGCAGCACTTGCCGGGCGTTGGCGATGATGGCTTGGGAAACCCGTACTTCCTGATAGTCGAAGTCCAGCAGGCTGCCGTCTTCATCGATCCCGCTGATGCCCACCAGGGCGAAGTCGACCTTGAACTGGTTGATGAAGTCGACGCTCGCCTGGCCCACCACGCCGCCGTCACGCCGTACGTTGCCGCCAGCGATCAGGACTTCGAAGTCGTCCTTGGCACTGAGGATCGAAGCCACGTGCAGGTTATTGGTGATGACCTTCAGATGGTTGTGATTGAGCAGCGCCCGGGCAATGGATTCGGTGGTGGTGCCGATGTTGATGAACAGCGAGGCATGATCGGGGATCTGGGCGGCGATGGCTTCGGCGATGCGTTGCTTCTCGTCGCGCATCTGATCGGCGCGCATGGCGTAGGCGGTGTTTTCCACGCTTGAATCGTAGGCGGCGCCGCCGTGGTAGCGACGCAGCAGGTTCACCTCCGCCAGTTGGTTGATATCGCGGCGAATGGTTTGCGGGGTGACGACGAATAGCTGCGCCATTTCCTCGATGCTGACATAGCCGCGTTCGCGGACCAGTTCGAGGATTTGCTGCTGGCGGGGAGGCAGATTCATGGGGCTTCCTTTGGGCTGCCGTACAAAATTTGCCCATGATGCCGCAGGAATCCACTTCCGACCAGTTTCAGAGCCTTATCAGGCTTTATTCAGCGTCTTCATGGGGTTCCCAGTCACGGGTACGACTGACCGCCTTCTGCCAGCCGGCGTAGAGTTTTTCCTTCGCCGGTTCGTCCAGTTGCGGTTCGAATTCGCGCTCGATCACCGCTTTGCCGCGCAGTTCTTCCAGGCTGCCCCAGAAGCCGCATGCCAGGCCGGCCAAATACGCAGCACCCAGGGCGGTGGTTTCACGCATTTTCGGGCGCTCGACCTGGGTGCCCAGGATGTCGGCCTGGAACTGCATCAGGAAGTTGTTCGCCACCGCGCCACCGTCGACGCGCAGGGCCTTGAGGCGTTCACCCGAATCCTGCTGCATGGCGTCGAGTACGTCGCGGGTCTGGTAGGCAATCGACTCCAGTGCTGCACGAATGATGTGGTCGACGCGTACGCCGCGGGTCAGGCCAAACAGCGCGCCACGGGCATAGGGGTCCCAATACGGTGCGCCCAGGCCGGTGAAGGCGGGCACCAGGTACACGCCGTTGCTGTCCTTGACCTTGTTGGCAAAGTATTCGGTATCCAGCGCATCGTTGATGATTTTCAGTTCGTCGCGCAGCCACTGGACCGTGGAGCCGCCATT
This window encodes:
- a CDS encoding DeoR/GlpR family transcriptional regulator; translation: MNLPPRQQQILELVRERGYVSIEEMAQLFVVTPQTIRRDINQLAEVNLLRRYHGGAAYDSSVENTAYAMRADQMRDEKQRIAEAIAAQIPDHASLFINIGTTTESIARALLNHNHLKVITNNLHVASILSAKDDFEVLIAGGNVRRDGGVVGQASVDFINQFKVDFALVGISGIDEDGSLLDFDYQEVRVSQAIIANARQVLLAADSSKFGRNAMVRLGPISLIDCLVTDQQPVPALAQLLSQHKIRLEVV